A region from the Gemmatimonadota bacterium genome encodes:
- a CDS encoding NAD(P)H-hydrate dehydratase, whose translation MTSPPAGFLHSLTGVPDLAAPTGPEASAFDRWAIEQRGVPQPVLMENAGRSAAQVLSRLFPAGPVVVVAGTGNNGGDGWVLARTLCAWGRSVQVLTVGSDPGHAALGHGWSIPSASSEAGGLGEALAGSEVVVDAVLGTGLRGAPREAQARAIEAITRSGRPVLALDVPSGVSATSGAAEGAVVSATATVAFGAPKLGTLLHPGRARSGRLIAVEIGFPPADARLGNARVLTPGWAAARRPRREPVTHKKAVGSLLVVAGREGMAGAALLCVRAALRAGIGLVRVASPASNREVLQRCVPEALYVDREDPRELAEAVRTSDAVVVGPGMGLDDLAVHALERVLAAASASPVVMDADALTLSAAGRAPGLGAWAGQGPAAATPHLGELGRLTGSALAEPERLDRARGLAAETGVVVLAKGAPSVVCEPKGALSIDVQGSSDLATAGMGDVLAGVAGAYAAQGVDLFTACGLALHDSGAAHRRAALGDSLTPSDLVERLPEVRSAPPGASDLALPFVLMDLPAPW comes from the coding sequence ATGACGTCGCCACCCGCGGGCTTCCTCCATTCTCTCACCGGTGTTCCCGATCTCGCTGCACCCACGGGCCCCGAGGCGTCGGCCTTCGACCGCTGGGCCATCGAACAGCGGGGTGTGCCTCAGCCGGTCCTCATGGAGAATGCGGGTCGTAGCGCCGCGCAGGTGCTGTCTCGACTCTTCCCCGCCGGCCCCGTGGTGGTTGTGGCTGGCACCGGCAACAACGGCGGCGACGGCTGGGTGCTGGCGCGGACGCTGTGTGCCTGGGGCCGATCGGTTCAGGTGCTGACGGTCGGGTCGGACCCTGGGCATGCCGCTCTCGGGCACGGCTGGTCCATCCCGTCCGCCTCCAGCGAAGCTGGGGGACTGGGCGAGGCGCTGGCCGGCTCCGAGGTCGTCGTCGATGCGGTGTTGGGCACCGGGCTGCGCGGGGCTCCACGGGAGGCGCAGGCCAGGGCCATCGAGGCCATCACCCGCTCAGGCCGGCCCGTCCTGGCCCTGGACGTTCCCTCCGGCGTCTCGGCCACCAGCGGCGCGGCCGAGGGAGCCGTGGTGTCGGCCACGGCCACGGTGGCTTTCGGCGCCCCCAAGCTCGGAACCCTCCTCCATCCCGGTCGCGCTCGGTCGGGACGCCTGATCGCCGTGGAGATCGGCTTTCCCCCAGCGGACGCGCGCTTGGGGAATGCACGGGTTCTCACTCCCGGGTGGGCAGCAGCCCGGCGGCCGCGCCGAGAGCCGGTCACGCACAAGAAGGCGGTGGGCTCCTTGCTCGTGGTGGCCGGTCGCGAGGGCATGGCCGGAGCGGCTCTGCTCTGTGTGCGCGCCGCGTTGCGTGCCGGGATCGGCCTGGTTCGGGTCGCGTCGCCTGCCTCCAATCGAGAGGTGCTGCAGCGCTGCGTGCCCGAAGCCCTCTACGTGGATCGCGAGGATCCGCGGGAGTTGGCCGAGGCGGTGCGGACGTCCGACGCCGTGGTGGTGGGCCCCGGGATGGGGCTCGACGACCTGGCCGTCCACGCCCTGGAACGCGTGCTGGCCGCGGCCTCCGCGAGTCCGGTGGTGATGGACGCCGACGCCCTCACGCTGAGCGCGGCGGGGCGGGCGCCGGGGCTGGGTGCCTGGGCCGGACAAGGACCTGCGGCGGCGACGCCCCACCTGGGCGAGTTGGGTCGGCTCACCGGGAGCGCGCTGGCAGAGCCGGAGCGCCTGGACCGGGCGCGGGGCCTGGCCGCGGAGACCGGTGTGGTGGTCCTGGCCAAGGGGGCCCCCTCCGTCGTCTGTGAGCCGAAGGGAGCCCTCTCCATCGACGTGCAGGGCAGTTCCGATCTGGCGACGGCCGGCATGGGAGACGTCCTGGCAGGGGTCGCGGGTGCCTACGCGGCCCAGGGGGTCGACCTGTTCACTGCGTGCGGCCTGGCGTTGCACGACAGCGGCGCGGCCCATCGCCGAGCCGCGCTGGGTGACTCCCTGACTCCGAGCGACCTCGTGGAACGGCTTCCGGAAGTGCGTTCTGCGCCGCCGGGCGCGAGCGATCTCGCCTTGCCCTTCGTCCTCATGGACCTCCCCGCACCGTGGTAG
- the glyA gene encoding serine hydroxymethyltransferase, which translates to MEHLKAVDPEVHAAIRLEERRQAGQLEMIASENFVSPAVLEAMGTVLTNKYAEGLPGKRYYGGCEHVDVVEELARERAKRLFAAAHANVQPHSGAQANMAVFLALLQPGATVLGMSLSHGGHLTHGSPVNFSGQLYDIRAYGVREDTGRIDYDALRAQARAERPRMIIAGASAYPRIIDFAAFADIAREVGALLMVDMAHIAGLVAGGVHPTPVGHADVVTTTTHKTLRGPRGGLILCEDAHAKAVDKAVFPGTQGGPLMHVIAAKAVALKEALAPEFAGYASRVVENAQGLADTLMERGLSLVSGGTDNHLVLVDLSGHSLTGKDAEARLEHAGITVNKNTVPGEQRSPFVTSGLRIGTAALTTRGMGPSELRQIAHWIADLLDAPADERVGQEVASQVRELCARYPLHAEPVPA; encoded by the coding sequence GTGGAGCACCTGAAGGCTGTCGACCCCGAGGTCCACGCGGCCATCCGCTTGGAGGAGCGCCGGCAGGCCGGCCAGCTCGAGATGATTGCCAGCGAGAACTTCGTCTCCCCGGCGGTGCTGGAGGCGATGGGAACGGTGCTCACGAACAAGTACGCGGAGGGACTGCCCGGCAAGCGCTATTACGGCGGTTGTGAGCACGTGGACGTGGTGGAGGAGCTGGCCCGCGAGCGGGCCAAGCGCCTCTTCGCTGCCGCCCACGCCAACGTCCAGCCCCATTCCGGAGCACAGGCCAACATGGCCGTGTTCCTGGCGCTGCTGCAGCCGGGCGCCACCGTGCTCGGCATGAGCCTGAGCCACGGTGGACACCTCACGCACGGCTCGCCGGTCAACTTCTCCGGTCAGCTGTACGACATCCGTGCGTACGGCGTTCGCGAAGACACGGGACGCATCGACTACGACGCGTTGCGTGCCCAGGCCCGTGCCGAACGGCCTCGCATGATCATCGCGGGGGCCAGCGCCTACCCACGGATCATCGACTTCGCGGCGTTTGCGGACATCGCTCGCGAGGTGGGCGCGCTCCTCATGGTGGACATGGCACACATTGCGGGACTGGTCGCCGGCGGCGTGCACCCCACACCCGTGGGTCATGCCGATGTGGTGACCACCACCACGCACAAGACGTTGCGAGGTCCGCGCGGCGGCCTGATCCTCTGCGAGGACGCCCACGCCAAGGCCGTGGACAAAGCCGTGTTCCCAGGCACGCAGGGCGGACCGTTGATGCACGTGATCGCCGCCAAGGCCGTTGCCTTGAAGGAGGCGCTGGCGCCCGAGTTCGCGGGCTATGCGTCGCGCGTGGTCGAGAATGCCCAGGGGCTGGCCGACACCCTCATGGAACGAGGGCTGTCGCTGGTGAGCGGCGGGACGGACAATCATCTGGTGCTGGTGGACCTGTCCGGGCACTCGCTGACCGGGAAGGATGCCGAGGCGCGGCTGGAGCACGCCGGGATCACCGTCAACAAGAACACGGTCCCCGGCGAGCAGCGTTCCCCCTTTGTCACCTCCGGCCTTCGCATCGGCACCGCTGCGCTCACGACACGCGGGATGGGACCAAGCGAGCTCAGGCAGATCGCGCACTGGATCGCCGACCTGCTGGACGCGCCCGCCGACGAGCGGGTAGGGCAGGAGGTTGCGAGCCAGGTGCGCGAGTTGTGCGCCCGCTACCCACTGCATGCGGAGCCCGTCCCGGCCTGA
- a CDS encoding amino acid dehydrogenase has protein sequence MKIFEALETRGHEQLVLWSEPELGYKGIIAIHDTTLGPALGGTRFWNYESDDAAIVDALRLSRGMTYKAAITGLNLGGGKSVIIGDNKARDREMIFRAHGRAVESLGGRYITAEDVGTSVDDMEFVRMETDSVVGLLGRSGDPSPVTAYGVYRGIKACAHERYGTDDLDGKHVVVQGLGHVGYYLCSYLHEDGARLTVTDIDAQRVQRIVEEFGATAVGTQEVYGVDADVFAPCALGAIVNDDTLKVFKFDIIAGAANNQLAEARHGQAVQSQGILYAPDYVINAGGLINVYGELNDWAPERAQRKAGDIYNTLLRIFAHASEEGVPTSEAADRLAEQRLQEARILQRSWV, from the coding sequence ATGAAGATCTTCGAGGCTCTCGAGACCCGCGGACACGAGCAGTTGGTGCTCTGGAGCGAGCCCGAGCTGGGATACAAGGGCATCATCGCGATTCATGACACGACGCTCGGGCCGGCGTTGGGCGGCACGCGTTTCTGGAACTACGAATCGGACGACGCGGCCATCGTCGATGCACTGCGACTGTCCCGCGGCATGACCTACAAGGCCGCCATCACCGGACTGAATCTGGGTGGAGGCAAGTCCGTCATCATCGGAGACAACAAGGCGCGCGATCGCGAGATGATCTTTCGCGCCCACGGACGGGCCGTGGAGTCCCTGGGGGGGCGTTACATCACGGCCGAAGACGTCGGGACCTCTGTGGACGACATGGAGTTCGTGCGCATGGAGACCGATTCGGTCGTGGGCCTGCTGGGTCGCTCGGGGGACCCCTCTCCGGTGACCGCGTACGGCGTGTACCGTGGCATCAAGGCGTGCGCGCACGAGCGCTACGGCACCGACGATCTGGACGGCAAGCACGTGGTGGTGCAGGGGCTTGGACACGTGGGCTACTACCTGTGCTCCTACCTGCACGAGGACGGTGCTCGGCTCACCGTCACCGACATCGACGCCCAACGGGTGCAACGGATCGTCGAGGAGTTCGGGGCAACGGCCGTAGGGACGCAAGAAGTCTACGGCGTCGACGCCGATGTGTTCGCACCCTGCGCGCTGGGGGCGATCGTCAACGACGATACGTTGAAAGTGTTCAAGTTCGACATCATCGCGGGTGCGGCCAACAACCAGTTGGCCGAGGCGCGGCACGGCCAGGCCGTGCAGAGCCAGGGCATCCTGTACGCACCCGACTACGTGATCAACGCGGGTGGGCTCATCAACGTCTACGGCGAGCTCAACGATTGGGCGCCCGAGCGCGCCCAGCGCAAAGCCGGTGACATCTACAACACCCTGCTGCGCATCTTCGCCCATGCCTCCGAAGAAGGCGTGCCCACCAGCGAGGCGGCCGATCGTCTGGCGGAGCAGCGCCTCCAGGAAGCCCGCATCCTGCAGCGAAGCTGGGTCTGA